The following are encoded together in the Pseudoalteromonas shioyasakiensis genome:
- the ssb gene encoding single-stranded DNA-binding protein: MARGVNKVILVGNLGQDPEVRYMPNGNGVANISIATTDSWKDKNTGQMQERTEWHRVVLFGKLAEVAGEYLRKGSQVYIEGRLQTRKWTDQSGQEKYTTEIVVDMGGQMQMLGGRGEQQGGGYQGGGYQGGQSQGGYQGGQQQAGGYGGGAQQSQSNNSYAPQQQSAPAQQQQRPQQQSAPQQQSNNQYGGGYGQQQSSAPQQGGFAPKPQNAPQGGASNPMEPPIDFDDDIPF, translated from the coding sequence ATGGCACGCGGTGTGAACAAAGTTATCTTGGTTGGTAATTTAGGCCAAGATCCAGAAGTACGTTATATGCCTAATGGCAATGGCGTAGCGAATATCAGCATTGCTACGACAGATAGCTGGAAAGATAAAAACACAGGGCAAATGCAAGAGCGTACTGAATGGCACCGTGTCGTGTTATTTGGCAAACTAGCAGAAGTTGCTGGTGAGTACCTTCGTAAAGGTTCACAAGTGTACATTGAAGGTCGTTTACAAACGCGTAAATGGACTGACCAATCAGGCCAAGAAAAATACACTACAGAAATCGTGGTAGACATGGGCGGTCAAATGCAAATGTTAGGCGGTCGTGGTGAGCAGCAAGGTGGTGGCTATCAAGGTGGTGGCTATCAAGGTGGTCAATCACAAGGCGGTTACCAAGGTGGCCAACAACAAGCTGGCGGTTACGGCGGTGGTGCACAGCAATCACAAAGTAATAATAGCTATGCTCCACAGCAACAGTCTGCGCCAGCACAGCAGCAACAGCGTCCACAACAGCAATCTGCACCACAACAACAAAGCAATAACCAATATGGTGGCGGTTATGGTCAGCAGCAAAGCAGCGCACCTCAACAAGGCGGCTTTGCTCCTAAACCACAAAATGCACCACAAGGCGGTGCATCAAACCCAATGGAACCACCTATCGACTTTGATGACGATATTCCGTTCTAG
- the trpS gene encoding tryptophan--tRNA ligase, whose translation MSKPVVLSGIQPTGGMTIGNYVGAINQWLKLQEDHESFFMLVDLHAITVRQDPDQLRSRVLDGIALYAACGIDPEKAALFVQSQVPEHAQLSWVLNCYAQMGELNRMTQFKDKSSKHANNVNVGLFSYPVLQAADILLYQADQVPVGEDQKQHLELTRDIATRFNNLYGDVFKLPEPYIPEFGARVMSLQDPLKKMSKSDENPNGYIMLLDEPKKIEKKLKKAVTDSDEQARIYFDREEKPGVSNLLTLLSVATKRSIEDLVPEYEDKMYGHLKKDTAAAVVNMIEPIQARFKEIREDQSLLDSIMKSGAEKASIRAEKTLKAVYDAVGFIPRP comes from the coding sequence ATGAGTAAACCAGTAGTGTTAAGTGGCATTCAGCCAACCGGTGGTATGACAATAGGCAACTATGTTGGCGCTATTAACCAGTGGCTTAAGCTACAGGAAGACCACGAAAGTTTCTTTATGTTAGTAGATTTACACGCCATTACTGTACGCCAAGATCCTGATCAGCTACGCTCGCGCGTGCTGGACGGTATTGCGCTTTATGCTGCATGTGGTATCGACCCAGAGAAAGCTGCGTTATTCGTACAATCTCAAGTGCCAGAACATGCACAGCTTAGTTGGGTGTTAAACTGTTATGCTCAAATGGGTGAGCTTAATCGTATGACGCAGTTTAAAGACAAGTCTTCTAAGCATGCGAATAACGTCAATGTGGGTTTATTCTCTTACCCTGTACTGCAAGCTGCAGACATCTTGTTATACCAAGCAGATCAAGTGCCAGTGGGTGAAGATCAAAAGCAACACCTAGAGTTAACGCGTGATATCGCAACACGTTTTAACAACCTATACGGTGATGTGTTCAAACTACCTGAGCCGTACATTCCTGAATTCGGCGCACGTGTAATGAGCTTACAAGATCCGCTCAAGAAAATGTCTAAATCAGATGAAAATCCAAACGGTTACATCATGTTATTAGATGAGCCGAAGAAGATTGAAAAGAAACTGAAGAAAGCAGTAACCGATTCAGACGAGCAAGCTCGTATCTACTTTGATCGTGAAGAAAAACCAGGTGTATCTAACTTACTTACTTTATTATCAGTTGCAACTAAGCGCTCAATTGAAGACTTAGTGCCTGAATATGAAGACAAAATGTATGGTCACCTGAAAAAAGACACGGCAGCAGCGGTCGTTAATATGATTGAGCCAATTCAAGCTCGCTTTAAAGAAATTCGCGAAGATCAGTCACTACTTGATAGCATTATGAAGTCAGGTGCTGAAAAGGCGAGTATTCGCGCTGAAAAAACATTAAAAGCAGTCTACGATGCGGTAGGTTTTATTCCTCGCCCGTAA
- a CDS encoding AAA family ATPase — MQSQILPSRAALVDRIALQFEYGQNLICLLGPSGLGKSYLLETFITDKYLDFNKAFVQLSGKMTDQQFMTELLEQSFSNPLIDHSLSLSENFYQLYKQQPCGDCLWVIDGGRHLSEELIQQLEIIAKQSPSTLYILIASQSVGQFTQAVEIHLEALNLSESKQLMRWFFDNLPVEEDPVFRTFLQEAHGNPALLLAWQPEQQTADIRAPEKSYKLLYLILVLITTMLLIIGFLYKADMTEWWKAHYQQDTTSSVATALPAEAVINGPVESKEIVTEQAQDEPQAEQQVATNDDEKTTQAAGMPVDDSDSKNHENESHNNNVAAIVDSLLPAESLTEETEQPTTDEVVAAIISDAEQAESAIEPEQPLVGNAWYLSQPDDNFVIQLLAVTKQEISDKFINENGLQGQVNIYQSLRSGKPWWIVTYGSYVTLNDAKKGVTTLSDNVRKNQPFYKKISKIKQEIASLNQ, encoded by the coding sequence ATGCAATCGCAAATATTGCCTAGCCGTGCTGCGCTAGTTGATCGAATCGCTCTGCAGTTTGAATATGGGCAAAATCTAATTTGCTTACTTGGCCCGTCAGGCCTTGGTAAAAGCTATTTATTAGAAACCTTCATTACTGATAAATACCTCGACTTTAATAAAGCGTTTGTTCAGTTGTCTGGAAAGATGACCGACCAACAGTTTATGACTGAACTGTTAGAGCAAAGCTTTAGCAACCCGCTAATTGATCATTCTTTAAGTTTGTCTGAAAACTTCTATCAACTCTACAAGCAACAGCCTTGTGGTGATTGTTTATGGGTGATTGATGGAGGGCGTCATTTATCTGAAGAGTTAATTCAGCAATTAGAAATTATCGCCAAGCAAAGCCCGAGCACGTTATACATATTGATTGCATCGCAATCAGTCGGACAGTTTACTCAAGCGGTCGAAATTCACCTAGAAGCGCTTAACTTGAGCGAAAGTAAGCAACTTATGCGTTGGTTTTTCGACAACCTCCCTGTTGAAGAAGACCCTGTGTTTCGCACATTTTTACAGGAAGCACATGGTAACCCAGCCTTATTACTAGCTTGGCAGCCTGAACAGCAAACTGCGGATATTCGCGCACCTGAGAAAAGCTATAAACTGCTGTATTTAATTTTGGTCTTAATCACAACCATGCTGTTGATCATTGGCTTTTTATATAAAGCTGATATGACCGAGTGGTGGAAAGCACATTACCAACAAGATACAACAAGCTCTGTGGCAACGGCATTACCTGCAGAAGCAGTAATTAATGGCCCTGTAGAGAGCAAAGAGATCGTTACAGAACAAGCTCAAGATGAGCCTCAAGCCGAGCAGCAAGTTGCTACTAATGATGATGAAAAAACGACTCAGGCTGCCGGGATGCCAGTTGATGACTCTGATAGTAAAAACCATGAAAATGAAAGTCATAACAATAACGTGGCTGCGATTGTTGATAGCCTTTTGCCAGCAGAGTCATTAACAGAAGAGACTGAACAACCAACGACAGATGAAGTTGTAGCAGCCATCATCAGCGATGCTGAGCAAGCCGAGTCTGCAATTGAGCCAGAGCAGCCATTAGTGGGGAATGCGTGGTATTTATCTCAGCCAGACGACAATTTTGTAATCCAATTACTAGCGGTCACTAAGCAAGAGATCAGTGATAAGTTTATTAATGAAAATGGGTTGCAAGGGCAGGTAAATATTTACCAAAGCTTACGCAGCGGTAAGCCGTGGTGGATTGTCACTTATGGCAGTTATGTCACACTGAATGATGCTAAGAAAGGCGTAACAACACTTTCTGATAATGTGCGTAAAAATCAGCCGTTTTATAAAAAAATAAGTAAAATTAAGCAAGAAATCGCTTCACTAAATCAGTAA
- a CDS encoding TraB/GumN family protein yields the protein MKTLTQCLLISTFGASSLITSHFCIAKSAVWQVSKGDEFIYIAGSIHALPPEELPLPAEFNQAYKQADTLVLEADVPAPSNSSAQLTMLKALSYETGETLSSKLSATVKKQLEAQLTQYDMQLSELDSFRPFMVSLLMMSLELQKQQLFGEGVDSYFAKRAQQDSKELAYLETLAFQLHLFKQLGSQDEDAFIQSQLAQVSSYQALYSAMLDAWRNGDMHAMNELTIMPLKQHDPLTYQILIKQRNLNWLNHIEHYFTDQQKELVLVGAAHLAGEDSLLALLESKGYVIAQLSADEE from the coding sequence ATGAAAACATTGACTCAATGCTTACTTATCTCAACGTTTGGAGCATCAAGCTTAATAACAAGTCATTTTTGCATTGCTAAAAGTGCGGTTTGGCAAGTAAGCAAAGGCGATGAATTTATATATATTGCTGGTTCAATTCATGCTTTACCGCCCGAGGAGCTTCCACTCCCTGCAGAATTTAATCAAGCATATAAACAAGCCGATACCCTAGTACTTGAAGCCGATGTGCCAGCACCGAGTAATAGCTCAGCACAACTTACTATGCTTAAAGCACTGAGTTACGAAACTGGTGAAACATTAAGTAGTAAGCTCTCTGCAACAGTAAAAAAACAATTAGAAGCACAGCTTACTCAATACGATATGCAACTTAGCGAACTCGACAGCTTTCGCCCTTTTATGGTGAGCTTGCTGATGATGTCGCTAGAACTACAAAAACAACAGCTTTTCGGTGAAGGTGTTGATAGCTATTTCGCAAAGCGAGCCCAACAAGACAGCAAAGAATTAGCTTACCTTGAGACCTTGGCTTTTCAATTACACCTTTTTAAGCAATTAGGCAGCCAAGACGAAGATGCCTTTATTCAGTCGCAGTTAGCGCAAGTATCAAGTTACCAAGCGCTTTACAGTGCAATGCTTGATGCATGGCGCAATGGCGATATGCACGCAATGAATGAGCTTACTATCATGCCATTAAAACAACATGATCCCCTCACCTACCAAATACTCATTAAGCAACGTAATTTGAATTGGCTTAATCATATTGAGCATTACTTTACTGACCAGCAAAAAGAGTTGGTACTTGTTGGCGCTGCTCATTTGGCCGGTGAAGATAGCCTATTAGCCTTGTTAGAAAGTAAAGGCTACGTGATTGCACAGTTGAGCGCTGATGAGGAGTAA
- a CDS encoding DUF2970 domain-containing protein: MNKFISALQSVFAAFFGVQSENKRQADFKEHSLSTIIVIALVLFSLFVAAIYFTVSLVLNT, encoded by the coding sequence ATGAACAAATTCATTAGTGCATTACAAAGTGTCTTTGCGGCATTTTTTGGTGTGCAATCAGAAAATAAGCGTCAAGCTGACTTCAAAGAGCATTCGCTCAGTACTATTATCGTCATTGCCCTCGTTTTATTCAGCCTGTTTGTAGCAGCGATTTATTTCACCGTTTCTTTGGTGCTAAATACATAG
- a CDS encoding MFS transporter produces MTASSLNSREKRAAVSLASVFAFRMLGLFMLMPVLAIYGQQLEGFSPLWIGFAIGAYGLTQAVLQIPMGWLSDKIGRKKVIIGGLCVFALGSVIAATAESVQMVTLGRALQGMGAIASALLALASDLSRDEQRPKVMAVIGMCIGMSFAVAMLLGPIVAASWGVAGVFWLTAGLAILGILIVLFLVPNAVNKAPKGDTLATLDDIKQLIKHPQLARLDFGVMLLHLTLTTVFVALPGQLIKDGLVADHHWYLYIPVLFLAFFLMAPMMIVAIRKEKEKQAFIGSIALLVLSMLAMSLWVDSVIGIGICMLVYFIAFNFLEATMPALVSRIAPANQKGSAMGVFSSTQFFGAFLGGLLGGYVAQALSAQAVFAAAALVGVIWLILAWNMQVPPRSKIISLMTELSSEQQAQALASRLVALPGVIEATVVCDENRSYLKINDKEFDLDQARKVAGLI; encoded by the coding sequence ATGACAGCATCTTCACTCAACTCTCGAGAAAAACGCGCTGCCGTTTCGTTGGCGAGCGTATTTGCATTCCGTATGCTTGGCCTATTTATGCTGATGCCAGTATTGGCTATCTATGGTCAGCAATTAGAAGGATTTTCGCCGCTTTGGATTGGCTTTGCTATTGGTGCTTATGGTTTAACGCAAGCCGTGCTGCAAATTCCTATGGGTTGGTTGTCTGATAAAATTGGTCGTAAAAAAGTGATTATTGGGGGCCTTTGTGTGTTTGCACTTGGCTCTGTTATTGCTGCAACCGCTGAGTCTGTGCAAATGGTTACGCTTGGGCGTGCACTACAAGGCATGGGGGCGATTGCCAGTGCCTTATTGGCGCTTGCTTCTGATTTAAGCCGTGATGAACAGCGTCCGAAAGTTATGGCCGTGATTGGTATGTGTATTGGTATGAGCTTTGCCGTTGCTATGCTACTTGGGCCAATTGTTGCTGCATCGTGGGGAGTTGCTGGGGTATTTTGGCTGACCGCTGGACTGGCCATTTTAGGTATTTTAATAGTGTTGTTTTTGGTGCCAAATGCTGTCAATAAGGCGCCAAAAGGTGACACACTTGCTACGCTTGATGATATTAAGCAACTGATTAAACATCCACAATTAGCACGCCTTGATTTTGGTGTGATGCTGCTTCATCTTACATTAACTACCGTATTTGTAGCCTTACCAGGCCAGCTTATAAAAGATGGCTTAGTTGCAGACCATCATTGGTATTTATATATCCCTGTGCTGTTTTTAGCGTTTTTCTTGATGGCACCAATGATGATTGTGGCGATCCGTAAAGAAAAAGAAAAACAAGCCTTTATTGGCTCAATCGCGCTGCTTGTTTTAAGTATGCTAGCGATGTCGTTATGGGTTGATTCGGTGATTGGCATCGGTATTTGTATGTTGGTTTACTTTATTGCCTTTAACTTTTTAGAAGCAACCATGCCTGCACTTGTTTCGCGTATTGCCCCTGCAAACCAGAAAGGTTCTGCGATGGGAGTATTTTCATCTACGCAGTTTTTTGGTGCCTTTTTAGGTGGTTTATTAGGGGGTTACGTTGCTCAAGCATTAAGTGCGCAAGCAGTGTTTGCGGCGGCGGCACTTGTTGGGGTAATATGGCTTATCCTTGCTTGGAATATGCAAGTCCCACCAAGAAGTAAAATAATTAGCTTAATGACTGAATTAAGTTCAGAGCAGCAGGCACAAGCGCTTGCTTCTCGTCTTGTTGCTTTACCGGGCGTAATTGAAGCAACGGTTGTCTGTGATGAAAATCGCAGCTATTTAAAGATTAATGATAAAGAATTTGACCTAGACCAAGCACGCAAAGTGGCTGGTTTAATCTAA
- a CDS encoding Dam family site-specific DNA-(adenine-N6)-methyltransferase, with amino-acid sequence MQQKTRAFLKWAGGKYSLVEDIRTRLKQASMDADTLVEPFVGAGSVFLNTDFKHYILNDINADLINLYTELKRTPDEFISDAKKLFVELNNHPEAYYEYRVQFNQSSDVYERAILFLYMNRHGYNGLCRYNLKGIFNVPFGKYKRPYFPEKEMHFFAEKAQQATFTCLGYDEVFKLIPDNAVVYCDPPYVPLSKTASFTSYAKGGFNLDDQANLANLAEQAAFENNTPVLISNHDTVWTRKIYSQASLDEIQVKRTISPKGGSRNKVNELMAMYLAPKKR; translated from the coding sequence ATGCAGCAAAAGACCAGAGCCTTCCTTAAATGGGCGGGTGGAAAATACAGCCTAGTTGAAGATATTCGTACCCGCTTGAAGCAAGCGAGTATGGATGCTGACACCTTAGTTGAACCTTTCGTTGGTGCTGGCTCTGTATTCCTCAATACCGATTTTAAGCATTATATTTTAAACGATATTAATGCGGATCTGATCAACCTGTACACTGAACTAAAGCGCACGCCTGACGAATTTATTAGCGATGCAAAAAAGCTATTTGTAGAGCTCAATAACCATCCTGAAGCCTATTATGAGTACCGTGTTCAGTTTAATCAGAGCAGCGATGTGTATGAGCGCGCAATTTTATTTTTATACATGAATCGTCATGGTTATAACGGTCTGTGCCGCTACAATCTTAAAGGTATTTTTAACGTTCCTTTTGGTAAATATAAGCGCCCGTATTTTCCTGAAAAAGAAATGCACTTCTTTGCTGAAAAAGCCCAGCAAGCAACCTTTACGTGTTTAGGTTATGACGAGGTCTTTAAGCTTATTCCTGATAATGCGGTTGTATATTGCGATCCACCTTATGTGCCTTTGAGTAAAACAGCCTCATTTACTTCCTACGCTAAGGGCGGTTTCAATTTAGATGACCAAGCAAACTTGGCGAACTTAGCTGAGCAAGCAGCATTCGAAAATAACACGCCGGTACTTATTTCTAACCACGATACGGTGTGGACTCGTAAGATCTACAGCCAAGCATCACTGGATGAAATTCAGGTAAAGCGCACGATTAGCCCGAAGGGCGGTTCACGCAATAAAGTGAATGAGCTAATGGCTATGTATTTAGCACCAAAGAAACGGTGA
- the uvrA gene encoding excinuclease ABC subunit UvrA has translation MENIEVRGARTHNLKDISLTIPRDKLIVITGLSGSGKSSLAFDTLYAEGQRRYVESLSAYARQFLSLMEKPDVDHIEGLSPAISIEQKSTSHNPRSTVGTITEIYDYLRLLFARVGEPRCPTHDLPLAAQTISQMVDTVLALPEGSKLMLLAPVVKDRKGEHVKLLEQLASQGFIRARIDGEVCDLSDPPTLELHKKHTIEVVVDRFKVKDGQQQRLAESFETALELSSGIAHVAAMDDSLSEDMLFSANFACPTCGYAMSELEPRLFSFNNPAGACQSCDGLGVRQYFDPNRVVQNPELSLSGGAIKGWDKRSFYYFQMLQAVAEHYKFDLEAPFQELGKDAQKVILEGSGKTKIAFNYRNDRGDLITRNHEFEGVLNNMNRRYRETESNSVREELAKYQTSQACPSCHGSRLREEARHVFIGQTNLPAITTMSIGESMAFFEGLNLTGQRAQIAEKILKEIRDRLSFLINVGLNYLSLERSADTLSGGEAQRIRLASQIGAGLVGVMYVLDEPSIGLHQRDNDRLLKTLIHLRDLGNTVIVVEHDEDAIRAADHIIDIGPGAGVHGGHVIAQGTHDDILASKDSITGQYLSGEKKIEVPEARHQTNDKWLELFGATGNNLKNVDLRIPFGLMTCITGVSGSGKSTLINDTLFKLAHTELNGATTAEAAPYKSIKGLDHFDKVIDIDQSPIGRTPRSNPATYTGIFTGIRELFAGTQEARSRGYKVGRFSFNVKGGRCEACQGDGVIKVEMHFLPDVYVPCDVCKGQRYNRETLEVQYKGKNIHQVLEMTVEDARDYFDKIPAIARKLQTLMDVGLSYIRLGQAATTLSGGEAQRVKLARELSKRDTGKTLYILDEPTTGLHFADIQQLLVVLHRLRDHGNTIVVIEHNLDVIKTADWIVDLGPEGGSGGGEILISGTPEDVAECERSHTGRYLKPLL, from the coding sequence ATGGAAAACATTGAAGTCCGAGGCGCCCGTACGCACAATTTAAAAGACATCAGCCTAACCATTCCCCGTGATAAGCTGATAGTTATCACTGGCCTATCTGGTTCAGGGAAATCGTCTTTAGCGTTTGATACTTTGTATGCAGAAGGGCAACGTCGTTATGTTGAATCACTGTCAGCGTATGCAAGACAGTTCTTATCGCTAATGGAAAAACCCGATGTTGATCACATCGAAGGTTTATCGCCAGCTATCTCTATTGAGCAGAAATCAACGTCGCATAACCCGCGTTCAACGGTCGGTACTATTACCGAGATTTACGATTACCTACGTTTATTATTTGCCCGTGTAGGTGAGCCTCGCTGCCCTACTCACGACTTGCCACTTGCCGCACAAACTATCAGCCAAATGGTCGACACGGTTTTAGCGCTTCCTGAAGGTAGCAAGCTAATGCTATTAGCACCGGTGGTAAAAGATCGTAAAGGTGAGCATGTTAAACTGCTTGAGCAACTCGCAAGCCAAGGTTTTATTCGCGCCCGTATCGATGGCGAAGTATGTGACTTATCAGATCCACCGACCCTTGAGCTTCATAAAAAGCATACTATCGAGGTTGTGGTTGACCGCTTTAAAGTGAAAGATGGTCAACAACAGCGCTTAGCTGAATCATTCGAAACAGCCCTTGAGCTGTCAAGTGGTATTGCCCATGTAGCGGCAATGGACGACTCTCTAAGCGAAGACATGCTGTTTTCTGCTAATTTTGCCTGTCCAACGTGTGGCTATGCCATGAGTGAACTTGAGCCACGTTTATTCTCGTTTAATAACCCGGCCGGTGCATGCCAAAGCTGTGATGGTTTAGGTGTGCGTCAGTATTTTGATCCAAATCGTGTTGTGCAAAATCCAGAGCTAAGCCTATCGGGTGGTGCAATTAAAGGCTGGGACAAACGTAGCTTTTATTACTTCCAAATGCTGCAAGCTGTCGCAGAGCATTATAAGTTTGACTTAGAAGCGCCTTTCCAAGAGCTTGGAAAAGATGCGCAAAAGGTGATTCTAGAAGGTTCTGGCAAAACTAAAATTGCCTTTAACTACCGCAATGACCGTGGCGACTTAATTACGCGTAACCATGAGTTTGAAGGCGTTTTAAATAATATGAATCGCCGCTACCGTGAAACCGAGTCAAACTCAGTTCGCGAAGAGCTTGCTAAATACCAAACAAGCCAAGCGTGTCCGAGCTGTCATGGCTCGCGACTTCGTGAAGAAGCTCGTCACGTATTTATTGGCCAAACAAACCTGCCAGCGATCACCACGATGAGTATTGGCGAAAGCATGGCATTTTTTGAAGGCTTGAATCTAACTGGTCAGCGCGCACAAATTGCCGAAAAAATTCTCAAAGAAATTCGTGACCGTTTATCTTTCTTAATCAATGTAGGCCTTAATTATTTATCGCTTGAGCGAAGTGCCGACACCCTGTCAGGTGGTGAAGCGCAGCGTATTCGTTTAGCAAGCCAGATTGGTGCAGGACTTGTTGGTGTTATGTACGTACTGGATGAGCCTTCAATTGGTTTGCACCAACGCGATAACGACCGCTTACTAAAAACCCTTATTCACTTACGCGATTTAGGCAACACGGTCATTGTGGTTGAGCATGACGAAGATGCTATTCGCGCTGCGGATCATATTATCGATATCGGCCCGGGTGCCGGTGTTCATGGCGGCCATGTTATTGCACAAGGTACCCATGACGATATTCTAGCTAGCAAAGATTCAATCACGGGTCAGTACCTCTCTGGTGAGAAGAAAATTGAAGTACCTGAGGCTCGCCATCAAACCAACGACAAATGGCTTGAGTTATTTGGTGCCACAGGTAACAACTTAAAGAACGTTGATTTACGTATTCCATTTGGCTTAATGACCTGTATCACCGGTGTGTCAGGCTCAGGTAAATCGACACTTATCAACGACACTTTATTTAAACTGGCTCATACCGAGTTAAATGGCGCAACGACCGCAGAAGCGGCACCGTATAAGTCAATCAAGGGTCTAGATCATTTTGATAAAGTGATTGATATTGACCAAAGCCCTATTGGCCGTACTCCGCGTTCAAATCCTGCAACTTACACCGGTATTTTTACCGGTATTCGTGAGCTATTTGCGGGTACTCAAGAAGCCCGTTCACGTGGCTATAAGGTCGGTCGTTTTAGCTTTAACGTTAAAGGTGGTCGCTGTGAGGCCTGCCAAGGTGATGGCGTGATCAAGGTAGAAATGCACTTTTTACCTGATGTATATGTACCTTGTGATGTATGTAAAGGTCAGCGCTACAACCGTGAAACCCTCGAAGTACAGTACAAAGGTAAAAACATTCACCAAGTACTCGAAATGACCGTAGAAGATGCCCGTGACTACTTTGATAAAATTCCGGCTATTGCACGTAAACTGCAAACATTAATGGATGTAGGCTTGTCGTATATTCGCTTAGGTCAAGCTGCTACTACCCTCTCGGGTGGTGAAGCGCAGCGTGTGAAACTGGCTCGTGAACTTTCAAAACGCGATACTGGTAAAACCTTATATATTCTTGATGAACCAACTACGGGTTTACACTTTGCTGATATTCAGCAATTATTAGTAGTACTTCACCGCTTACGCGATCACGGTAATACCATTGTTGTTATTGAGCATAACCTTGATGTGATCAAAACCGCAGACTGGATTGTCGACTTAGGCCCAGAAGGTGGCTCTGGCGGTGGTGAAATTTTAATTTCTGGTACACCTGAAGACGTTGCCGAGTGTGAGCGTTCACACACAGGAAGGTACTTAAAACCACTACTATAA
- a CDS encoding phosphoglycolate phosphatase codes for MKYDAAFFDLDGTLVDSVYDLYIAMNLTLTDLAFPVVTQKLVESWVGNGIETLVKRGLSGDMQISEHLDEALTERAINLFYQHYDQVVGDYSALYQHVETGLAALAGIPKVVITNKARRFTEKLLDKLSLTSHFQLIVCGDDMAKKPSPEPLLFACQQLDVTPAKAVMIGDSKSDILAAKAAKVDVVALGYGYNQGENLADFNPEYLCENFLDIIPVLTQR; via the coding sequence ATGAAATACGATGCGGCATTTTTCGATTTAGATGGCACCTTAGTCGACAGTGTTTATGATTTATACATTGCGATGAATCTGACTCTAACTGACCTCGCATTTCCGGTTGTTACACAAAAGCTAGTTGAGAGCTGGGTAGGTAATGGCATAGAAACACTTGTAAAGCGTGGTTTGAGTGGTGATATGCAAATCAGTGAGCATTTAGATGAAGCCCTTACTGAGCGTGCAATTAATTTGTTTTATCAGCACTATGACCAAGTTGTAGGTGACTACAGTGCGCTTTATCAACATGTAGAAACTGGGCTTGCTGCACTTGCTGGTATTCCTAAAGTGGTGATCACCAATAAGGCACGTCGTTTTACCGAAAAGTTACTTGATAAGCTTTCACTGACTAGTCATTTTCAGTTGATTGTCTGTGGTGATGATATGGCAAAGAAACCATCACCTGAGCCTTTACTATTTGCTTGTCAGCAATTAGATGTCACCCCAGCCAAAGCAGTTATGATTGGCGACTCAAAAAGTGATATTTTGGCAGCAAAAGCTGCTAAGGTTGACGTTGTCGCACTCGGTTATGGCTATAACCAAGGTGAAAACCTCGCTGATTTCAATCCAGAGTACCTCTGCGAGAATTTCTTAGATATAATACCCGTTCTTACCCAAAGGTAA
- the rpe gene encoding ribulose-phosphate 3-epimerase, which yields MLETLQKYLIAPSILSADFARLGEDVDRVLASGADVVHFDVMDNHYVPNLTFGPMICKALRDYGITAPIDVHLMVKPVDRLIPDFAEAGASIISFHPEASEHIDRTLQIIKDSGCQAGLVFNPATSLSYLEHVLDKVDVVLLMSVNPGFGGQSFIPHTLDKLRQARKIIDDSGRNIRLEVDGGVGVDNIAEIAEAGADMFVSGSAIFNQPDYKAVIDAMRSELAKVES from the coding sequence ATGTTGGAAACATTACAAAAGTATTTAATAGCCCCTTCTATTTTATCAGCTGACTTTGCTCGTTTAGGTGAAGATGTTGATCGTGTGCTAGCAAGTGGGGCAGATGTTGTTCACTTTGATGTAATGGATAACCATTATGTGCCAAACCTAACTTTTGGCCCGATGATTTGTAAAGCACTGCGCGATTACGGTATTACAGCCCCGATTGATGTGCATCTTATGGTTAAGCCTGTCGATCGCCTAATTCCCGACTTTGCCGAAGCGGGCGCTTCTATTATTAGCTTTCACCCTGAAGCTAGCGAGCATATTGACCGTACCTTACAAATTATAAAAGACAGTGGTTGCCAAGCAGGGCTTGTATTTAACCCTGCAACTAGCCTTAGCTACCTTGAGCATGTGCTCGATAAAGTCGATGTGGTGCTATTAATGTCGGTTAACCCTGGTTTTGGCGGCCAAAGCTTTATTCCTCATACCCTCGATAAGCTTCGCCAAGCGCGTAAAATCATTGATGACTCAGGTCGTAATATTCGTTTAGAAGTTGATGGTGGCGTTGGTGTTGATAACATTGCTGAAATTGCAGAAGCGGGCGCTGATATGTTTGTTTCAGGCTCAGCGATTTTCAATCAACCAGATTACAAAGCGGTTATAGATGCGATGCGCAGCGAGCTTGCAAAGGTTGAGTCATGA